The following proteins come from a genomic window of Archocentrus centrarchus isolate MPI-CPG fArcCen1 chromosome 3, fArcCen1, whole genome shotgun sequence:
- the pou4f1 gene encoding POU domain, class 4, transcription factor 1, with amino-acid sequence MMSMNSKQPHFAMHPSLPEHKYTTLHSSSEAIRRACLQTPQLQSNIFASLDETLLARAEALAAVDIAVSQGKTHPFKPDATYHTMSTVPCSSTSTVPLAHHHHHHHHHHHQNLEPPDIMDHISSPSLTLMSSAHDVAGGGGGGGGGGGGGGLISTSSAHPHSHMHGLGHLSHQAMSMNSPLTHHGLLPGHHGGGQGGPGLTNNGLPSINDSDTDPRELEAFAERFKQRRIKLGVTQADVGSALANLKIPGVGSLSQSTICRFESLTLSHNNMIALKPILQAWLEEAEGAQREKMSKPDIFNGGEKKRKRTSIAAPEKRSLEAYFAVQPRPSSEKIAAIAEKLDLKKNVVRVWFCNQRQKQKRLKFSAAH; translated from the exons ATGATGTCCATGAACAGCAAACAGCCGCACTTCGCCATGCATCCCTCTTTACCCGAACACAAGTATACAACCCTGCATTCCAGCTCGGAAGCTATAAGGAGAGCCTGTCTACAAACTCCACAG TTACAGAGTAACATATTTGCGAGCCTGGATGAGACGCTCCTGGCCCGGGCTGAGGCTTTGGCGGCCGTGGATATCGCCGTGTCCCAGGGCAAGACGCACCCGTTCAAGCCCGACGCCACCTACCACACGATGAGCACGGTGCCATGCTCGTCGACATCTACTGTTCCACTGgcccaccaccatcatcaccaccaccaccaccaccaccagaacCTGGAGCCACCGGACATCATGGATCACATCAGCTCCCCGTCCCTCACCCTAATGTCCAGTGCGCACGATGTGGCGGGCGGAGGAGGTGGCGGTGGCGGCGGAGGTGGCGGTGGCGGGCTCATCTCCACCTCCTCTGCCCACCCGCACTCTCACATGCACGGCTTGGGTCACCTCTCCCACCAGGCTATGAGCATGAACTCGCCTCTCACTCACCACGGGCTCTTACCGGGCCATCACGGGGGAGGGCAAGGCGGCCCAGGGCTCACAAACAACGGACTTCCCTCAATTAATGACTCGGACACAGACCCAAGGGAGCTGGAGGCTTTCGCGGAGCGCTTCAAACAACGGAGGATCAAGCTGGGGGTGACCCAGGCGGACGTGGGCAGCGCTCTGGCTAATCTCAAAATCCCCGGCGTTGGATCACTGAGCCAAAGTACAATTTGTCGATTCGAGTCCTTAACTCTGTCCCACAACAACATGATTGCGCTCAAACCTATCCTCCAGGCCTGGCTAGAAGAGGCCGAGGGGGCCCAAAGGGAGAAAATGAGCAAACCTGACATTTTCAACGGAGGAGAAAAGAAACGCAAGAGGACCTCGATAGCGGCCCCAGAAAAGAGGTCTTTGGAGGCTTACTTCGCCGTACAGCCGCGACCGTCGTCCGAGAAAATTGCAGCTATAGCTGAAAAGTTGgacctgaaaaaaaatgtggtacGAGTGTGGTTTTGTAACCAAAGACAGAAGCAGAAGCGGTTGAAATTTTCCGCTGCTCACTGA
- the obi1 gene encoding RING finger protein 219, which translates to MALNYQTSTLSLTLPISCQICLGKVRQPVICSNHHVFCSSCMEMWLKKANQCPTCRVPITAENPCREIIGGTNEGDHSDSPSRRKCLRKTRGELLLREYEEEIEGLMRENEELKTKNQSLEEQLKTALDPCSINTVQLDDKRVAPFVLEEWTNKLRAATDVCDKVKKDMDKLKEANKALRSQNVDLVQENMRLKAEVASRSPQKFGRYTVAALEAKIQQYQRDVDHLKRALERSDQYIDELENRVRVSEKRYLEVQEACGSCKTAKETLSQQQKVNMMMRSLSDNERKSIYSNPEAECGTFSRSHSLMFMPSTVHEEFNKNLTAKQKIEDSESTSSDFMPSTPSSAFRSLTLRSPGIREKKVAFKPGSYLRKLDFEEVPSPDKSSTTLENQFNGFEKFPKGLPPNDMEPSKSVFWAGWDKSNSNDQPCPGSSKGSSINGSTNLVVDQPDSFQMSSEASMDAAYLNKISELDSMMLEGESSCSPALSADSSLPADMGKALVPEAQMCPDASSSHSDKLVMHNKHNNPQPCDNMEGIFKDKEAPEGSAEEGFAALVSGRKNGVQVPNCAGRGGASHTEELSFDLLFDPLDENKAGPSGFPASQDHDHVNPSSSSSGCTAGKPVNTIRDRHTLNSSQPIKRKSHSPFTISSPTKLSKLM; encoded by the exons ATGGCTCTGAACTACCAGACATCGACTCTTTCTCTCACGTTGCCAATTTCCTGCCAGATATGCCTCGGAAAG GTTAGACAGCCGGTCATTTGTTCCAATCACCACGTGTTCTGCTCGTCCTGCATGGAAATGTGGTTAAAGAAAGCTAACCAGTGTCCCACCTGCAGAGTCCCCATCACAGCAGAAAACCCCTGCAGGGAGATCATCG GAGGAACAAATGAGGGTGATCACAGTGATAGTCCTTCTAGGAGAAAATGTCTCAGAAAAACAAGAGGCGAACTGCTTTTACGAGAGTATGAG GAGGAAATTGAAGGGCTCATGAGGGAAAACGAGGAGCTGAAAACTAAAAATCAAAGCCTGGAGGAGCAACTGAAGACTGCTTTGGATCCTTGCAGTATTAATACAGTGCAACTGGATGACAAAAGGGTCGCCCCGTTTGTCCTGGAAGAGTGGACAAACAAGCTGCGAGCTGCCACAGATGTCTGTGATAAAGTAAAGAAGGACATGGATAAGCTTAAAGAG GCAAATAAGGCATTGCGGTCTCAAAATGTTGACCTTGTGCAAGAAAACATGAGACTGAAAGCAGAGGTTGCAAGCAGATCTCCTCAGAA GTTTGGTCGATACACAGTCGCAGCGCTGGAAGCTAAAATTCAGCAGTATCAGCGTGACGTAGACCACTTGAAAAGGGCTCTTGAGCGCAGTGACCAGTACATCGATGAGCTGGAGAATCGGGTCAGGGTGTCTGAGAAGAGATATCTTGAAGTGCAGGAAGCATGTGGGAGTTGCAAGACTGCAAAGGAAACTCtctcacagcagcagaaagtcaACATGATGATGAGAAGCTTGAGCGACAATGAGAGGAAGTCGATTTACAGCAATCCAGAGGCAGAATGTGGAACATTTTCTAGAAGTCACAGTTTGATGTTCATGCCGTCTACAGTTCACGAGGAGTTCAATAAGAATCTGACAGCAAAGCAGAAAATCGAGGACTCGGAAAGCACCTCCTCTGACTTTATGCCCAGTACGCCGTCATCTGCTTTCCGGTCCCTGACTCTGAGAAGCCCTGGCATTCGTGAAAAGAAAGTTGCATTTAAACCTGGGTCTTATCTGAGGAAGCTTGATTTTGAAGAGGTTCCCAGTCCTGATAAGAGCAGCACCACATTAGAGAACCAATTCAATGGTTTTGAGAAATTCCCCAAAGGCTTGCCTCCAAATGACATGGAACCCTCAAAATCTGTCTTCTGGGCAGGTTGGGACAAATCCAACTCTAATGACCAGCCATGTCCAGGTTCAAGTAAAGGAAGCTCAATTAATGGATCTACTAATCTTGTGGTTGATCAACCTGATAGTTTTCAGATGTCAAGTGAGGCCTCTATGGATGCAGCCTACCTGAACAAAATCTCAGAGTTGGACTCCATGATGCTGGAGGGTGAGAGTTCCTGTAGCCCAGCGCTCTCCGCTGATTCCTCTCTTCCCGCAGACATGGGCAAAGCATTAGTTCCAGAGGCTCAAATGTGTCCCGATGCCTCATCAAGCCATAGTGATAAACTAGTGATGCACAACAAGCATAACAACCCCCAACCATGTGACAACATGGAGGGCATCTTCAAAGACAAAGAAGCTCCAGAAGGCTCTGCAGAGGAAGGTTTTGCTGCATTAGTGTCGGGTAGGAAGAATGGTGTCCAAGTGCCTAACTGTGCCGGGCGTGGAGGGGCCTCTCACACTGAAGAGCTGTCTTTTGATTTGCTGTTTGATCCTCTAGATGAGAATAAGGCAGGTCCCTCTGGCTTTCCAGCAAGCCAAGATCATGATCATGTAaacccctcctcttcctcctctggctGCACTGCTGGTAAACCTGTGAACACAATAAGAGACAGACACACGTTGAACAGCAGCCAGCCAATAAAGAGAAAGTCCCACAGTCCCTTTACCATAAGCAGTCCCACCAAACTTTCAAAGCTtatgtga